A genomic region of Oryza glaberrima chromosome 1, OglaRS2, whole genome shotgun sequence contains the following coding sequences:
- the LOC127772829 gene encoding receptor-like protein 41, protein MHLLPKLQVLVLKSNKFYGQLGPTLTKDEDSCELQYLRILDLASNNFSGILPGGWFSKLKSMMSVSSNETLVMKDGDMYGGTFYHKPYIFTTRVTYKGLDLTFTKILKTLVLIDVSNNRFHGSIPETIATLSMLSSLNMSHNAITGPIPNQLASLHQLESLDLSSNKLSGEIPKKLASLDFLSTLNLSDNMLEGRIPESPHFLTLPNSSFIRNAGLCGPPLSNECSNKSTSNVMPHLSEEKSADIILFLFVGLGFGVGFAIAIVVRKPCIGKYS, encoded by the coding sequence ATGCATCTTCTTCCTAAACTCCAAGTCCTTGTCCTGAAGTCCAATAAGTTCTACGGACAGTTGGGGCCTACTCTTACCAAAGATGAAGACAGTTGTGAATTACAATATCTCCGAATTCTTGATCTAGCTTCAAACAATTTCTCAGGCATATTGCCTGGCGGATGGTTTAGTAAACTAAAATCCATGATGTCAGTCTCCAGTAATGAGACATTGGTCATGAAAGATGGAGATATGTACGGTGGCACATTTTACCATAAACCATATATTTTTACTACTAGAGTTACATATAAAGGACTGGACTTGACGTTTACTAAGATCTTAAAGACCCTTGTACTAATTGATGTCTCAAATAATAGATTCCATGGCAGCATTCCTGAAACTATTGCCACACTAAGCATGCTCAGTAGTCTCAACATGTCACATAATGCTATTACAGGACCAATTCCCAACCAGCTTGCTAGTCTGCATCAACTTGAGTCTTTGGACCTCTCATCAAATAAGCTTTCTGGGGAGATCCCTAAAAAATTAGCATCCTTGGACTTCCTATCAACATTGAACCTATCCGATAATATGCTGGAGGGAAGAATACCGGAGTCCCCTCATTTCTTGACACTCCCCAATAGTTCATTTATACGAAATGCTGGTTTGTGTGGGCCTCCATTGTCGAATGAATGCAGTAACAAATCAACATCAAATGTGATGCCACACCTTTCTGAAGAGAAATCTGCAGACATTATACTATTTCTCTTTGTTGGATTGGGTTTTGGTGTTGGGTTTGCTATTGCAATTGTAGTGAGGAAACCTTGCATTGGCAAATACTCTTGA